The proteins below are encoded in one region of Megalops cyprinoides isolate fMegCyp1 chromosome 14, fMegCyp1.pri, whole genome shotgun sequence:
- the mid1ip1a gene encoding mid1-interacting protein 1A — translation MMQISDSYNQKNSLFNAMNRFIGAVNNMDQTVMLPSLLRDVPLDEEKEVSEIRSPGNGPDDYLYDGDMYSYYVLLKSIRNDIEWGVLQADERRKDKLGVSALEISRIDPEGEEEDLEKLFHFHLSGLRTVLSKLTRKAHTLTNRYKQEIGIGGWGH, via the coding sequence ATGATGCAGATTTCAGATTCCTACAATCAGAAGAATTCATTGTTTAATGCCATGAATCGCTTCATTGGTGCTGTGAACAACATGGATCAGACCGTAATGCTGCCCAGCCTGTTAAGAGATGTACCGCTGGATGAAGAAAAGGAGGTCAGCGAAATCCGGTCACCCGGTAACGGGCCGGACGACTACCTCTACGACGGAGACATGTACAGTTACTACGTGTTGTTGAAATCCATCAGGAATGACATCGAGTGGGGGGTCCTGCAAGCCGACGAGAGGCGAAAGGACAAACTGGGGGTCAGTGCCCTGGAAATCTCCAGAATCGACCCCGAAGGCGAAGAGGAAGACTTGGAGAAACTCTTTCACTTCCACCTCAGCGGACTGCGCACGGTTCTGTCAAAGCTGACGCGCAAGGCGCACACCCTCACCAACAGGTACAAGCAGGAAATCGGGATCGGGGGCTGGGGACACTGA